CGGTGAACACCAGCATCACGGTGGACCGCACGGAGGACTCGGTTATGACCCTGAGGATGTATCACGTCTGCGACGATTCCGTCAACAGGGCGCTGTCATCGATCAGGAAATCCTCTCCCGACGTCCTGATCATAGACCTAAGATCCTCAACTGGAGACGATTGCAGGGCCGCGATGAGGATGTCCGCCGCGCTGGCGGGCGGGGAGATCTGCAGACAGAAGTACCGCGGGCACGAGTGCAGCACATCGTCCAAAGGTGCCGAGTTCAGACCATACAAGGTCTTCCTCTTCACCAACAGGGACACGCGCGGATGCGCGGAGATGCTGGCGTCTTGCATATTCGGCAAGATGAAGAACTGTGTCGCCATCGGAGTGGAGCCTCCGGCATGCGGTGTCGGAATGGAGCTCATGGGCGGATTCCATGCAGATCCGAACTATATGTTCCGCTATGCGGCCTACAAGTGGGAGGTCCCCAACGCGGTAGGATCCGGATCCACCATGAAGATCGTCGGCTTCGACTCCGCGAACATAAACGACTATCTGGAATTGGCATACGAGATGCTGCGCTCGGAGGGATGGATGACATGAACAAGAAGAACGACATCCTGCTGAAGACCATCGAGCTCTACCACATCAAGGGGGCGACGGTGTCGCTGGACGATATAGCTACCGAGCTCGGATGCAGCAAGACGCTCATCATCCATTACTACGGTACCAAGAGGAACCTGATGTCCAGCTGCTTCACCCTCATCTGCCACGAGATCAGGCTCAGGCTGCACGAGGTGTCCGGCCCGGAGGTGTGCACGGTGGAGAACATCCGTTCCTATCTGTCCGATCTCTGGAGGGCGTACTTCGGATACCTGATGGAGAACCCGCAGAAGGCACGTTTCTACATCCAGCATGCCCATAGCCACGGCCCGCTTCCTCCAAAGTACAGGACCGTGGAGGAGGTCATCAAGAGGATATTCGAGGACAAGTACGGATGCCTCGCCGACGAACATCCCGAGCTGATGTTCGACATCAAGTACATGGTGGCCATCGCCAACGGCATGGCCGCTCTGGTCTTCGCCGACAGGACGGAGGCATCGGAGGATTTGATGGAACTGTGCATCGACAAGATAATGAACGGCGTGGTGTCCAATAAGGGCGAATCGAACTGAGATAAGGGCCCGCGGAGCACCTGGTGCTCCGCAATCCCCTCTTCTTTCCTCCAGGAGAAATCCACGGCATCGATGACCTCGATGCCCTCGGGAACCCTTCGGACACGAGTCTCTCGCGGAACTGCTCCAGTATGACGGATTTGCCGCATCTGCGGATACCTGTGAGGACCTTGATGAGCTCCGGATTTCTGCGGTATTCCATCATCATATCGAGGTACCTGTGCCTGATAACATAACCGTCTTCCATGGATTACGGAAGGGATTTATTGGATTGCAATCCAATTATAATTGGATGCTCATCCAATCAGTGAGCCTCCAGGCGAAGTGGCTGACAGGAGCATAAGGCGCATAGCGCCGAATGCTCCGTTCTTCTTTGACACCCACTTCATCAAATGTTCGATTCTTTCGTCCTCTTCTCCATCGCTCCATAAACACATTCATATTGGTCCAGCCCCATCCAGGCCCGATAACATGGATAAGGTCGTCGTGTCCATCGGAGGTTCCATCCTCGTGCCCGGAGAGAACGATGCGGATTTCATACGCAGACTTGCGGAGATGCTTAAGGAGGTCTCCAAGGAGGTCCAGATCGCCGTCGTATGCGGCGGGGGCAAGACGGCCAGGTACTACGCAGGCATCGCCAGGGATCTCGGAGGGGACACCTACGCGCAGGACATCCTGGGCATAGCGGCCACGAGGATGAACGCCCAGCTCCTCAGCCTAGCACTCGGCGACATGCCCGATACGGTCACCGGCGACGTGGAGGAGACGGCCAAGGCATCCGTCCCAGGGAAGATCGCGGTGATGGGTGGTACCGTCCCCGGACACACAACCGATGCAGTATCCTCGATGCTGGCCGCCGCTATGAAGGCGGACAGGATCATCAACGGGACATCCGTCGACGCTGTCTACACCGACGACCCCAGGAAGAACCCCGACGCGAAGAAGATC
The nucleotide sequence above comes from Methanomassiliicoccales archaeon LGM-RCC1. Encoded proteins:
- the pyrH gene encoding UMP kinase, translated to MDKVVVSIGGSILVPGENDADFIRRLAEMLKEVSKEVQIAVVCGGGKTARYYAGIARDLGGDTYAQDILGIAATRMNAQLLSLALGDMPDTVTGDVEETAKASVPGKIAVMGGTVPGHTTDAVSSMLAAAMKADRIINGTSVDAVYTDDPRKNPDAKKITNMTIDELGDIVYKEHGASKSSVFDPLGVKLAKENRMDILIIDGRNLDELRNAILGKEINGTFVDSH
- a CDS encoding TetR/AcrR family transcriptional regulator; this encodes MDDMNKKNDILLKTIELYHIKGATVSLDDIATELGCSKTLIIHYYGTKRNLMSSCFTLICHEIRLRLHEVSGPEVCTVENIRSYLSDLWRAYFGYLMENPQKARFYIQHAHSHGPLPPKYRTVEEVIKRIFEDKYGCLADEHPELMFDIKYMVAIANGMAALVFADRTEASEDLMELCIDKIMNGVVSNKGESN
- a CDS encoding S41 family peptidase, producing MMDRALSGTDVLRMVDAYENSYLFMDWIASFEKRKEQLLDGKERSPEVINSWLTDNVPSDRVTRIYSRMPVNTSITVDRTEDSVMTLRMYHVCDDSVNRALSSIRKSSPDVLIIDLRSSTGDDCRAAMRMSAALAGGEICRQKYRGHECSTSSKGAEFRPYKVFLFTNRDTRGCAEMLASCIFGKMKNCVAIGVEPPACGVGMELMGGFHADPNYMFRYAAYKWEVPNAVGSGSTMKIVGFDSANINDYLELAYEMLRSEGWMT